One Streptomyces sp. RPA4-2 genomic window carries:
- a CDS encoding helix-turn-helix domain-containing protein, with product MTEATDLAERAGDRDPRIGLRAVSALRRLLEQLEAVQVRSARHQGWSWQEIAAELGVSRQAVHKKYGRQ from the coding sequence ATGACCGAAGCAACGGATCTCGCCGAGCGTGCGGGTGACCGCGATCCGCGGATCGGGCTGCGGGCGGTCTCCGCGCTGCGGAGGCTGCTGGAGCAGCTGGAGGCGGTACAGGTGCGCAGTGCGCGCCATCAGGGCTGGTCGTGGCAGGAGATCGCCGCGGAACTCGGAGTGAGCAGGCAGGCCGTGCACAAGAAGTACGGGAGGCAGTGA
- a CDS encoding zinc-binding dehydrogenase: protein MFAAYAARIDRDQPLNGLELGERPAPEQRPGWTTVNVRAASLNHHDLWSLRGVGLAEDKLPMILGCDAAGVDEDGNEVVLHSVIGQTGHGVGPEEPRSILTERYQGTFAEQVTVPAWNVLPKPKELSFEEAACLPTAWLTAYRMLFTNAGVRPGDSVLVQGAGGGVATAAIVLGKAAGLRVFATSRDEAKRKRAVELGAVEALESGARLPQRVDAVIETVGAATWSHSIKSLRPGGTLVISGATSGDRPAHAELTRIFFLELKVVGSTMGTKDELEDLLAFCAATGVRPVIDEVLPLDRAREGFERIAAGDQFGKIVLTVG from the coding sequence ATGTTCGCTGCCTACGCCGCTCGCATTGACCGTGATCAGCCGCTCAACGGCCTGGAGTTGGGGGAGCGCCCGGCCCCCGAGCAGAGGCCCGGCTGGACGACCGTGAACGTCAGGGCCGCGTCCCTGAACCACCACGACCTCTGGTCCCTCCGGGGAGTGGGCCTGGCCGAGGACAAACTGCCGATGATCCTCGGATGCGACGCGGCCGGCGTCGACGAGGACGGCAACGAGGTCGTCCTTCACTCCGTCATCGGGCAGACGGGGCACGGGGTCGGCCCGGAGGAGCCCCGGTCGATCCTCACCGAGCGCTACCAGGGAACCTTCGCCGAGCAGGTCACGGTCCCGGCGTGGAACGTCCTCCCGAAGCCCAAGGAGCTCTCGTTCGAGGAGGCCGCCTGTCTGCCGACCGCGTGGCTGACGGCGTATCGCATGCTTTTCACCAACGCCGGGGTGCGGCCGGGCGATTCGGTCCTCGTGCAGGGGGCCGGCGGCGGTGTCGCGACCGCCGCGATCGTGCTCGGCAAGGCCGCCGGACTGCGGGTCTTCGCGACGAGCCGTGACGAGGCCAAGCGCAAGCGGGCCGTCGAACTCGGGGCCGTGGAGGCGCTGGAGTCCGGCGCGCGGCTGCCGCAGCGTGTGGACGCGGTCATCGAGACGGTGGGCGCGGCCACGTGGTCGCACAGCATCAAGTCGCTGCGGCCCGGCGGCACACTGGTGATCTCCGGAGCGACGAGCGGGGACCGTCCCGCGCACGCCGAGCTGACCCGGATCTTCTTCCTGGAGCTCAAGGTCGTCGGCTCCACGATGGGCACCAAGGACGAGCTGGAGGACCTGCTGGCCTTCTGCGCCGCCACCGGGGTGCGGCCCGTCATCGACGAGGTGCTGCCGCTCGACCGGGCCCGGGAGGGGTTCGAGCGGATCGCGGCGGGCGATCAGTTCGGGAAGATCGTGCTCACGGTGGGCTGA
- a CDS encoding Clp protease N-terminal domain-containing protein: MFERFTKDARAVVEGAVGYSERAGAEAVDEEHMFLALLDREGSRGSFALASLGAAERRDSVERALAETRRRGGLSRAETEALSGLGIDVSEIVSRVEEAHGAGALEAGRRGGAGRRSGRRPFTQGAKETLTQSLRLALARQDRHIGDEHLLMALTVRPGVLAEVLADHGVTYETVTRVLYGDGEAKAG; encoded by the coding sequence ATGTTCGAGCGTTTCACGAAGGATGCCCGGGCCGTGGTCGAGGGCGCGGTCGGGTACTCCGAGCGGGCGGGGGCCGAGGCGGTGGACGAGGAGCACATGTTCCTTGCCCTGCTGGACCGGGAGGGCAGTCGCGGCTCGTTCGCGCTCGCTTCGCTCGGCGCGGCCGAACGCCGTGACTCGGTGGAACGGGCGCTCGCCGAGACGCGCCGGCGGGGTGGGCTCTCCCGCGCCGAGACGGAGGCGCTGTCCGGGCTCGGCATCGACGTCTCGGAGATCGTCTCCCGGGTGGAGGAGGCCCATGGGGCCGGAGCGTTGGAGGCGGGCAGGAGGGGTGGAGCCGGCCGGCGGTCCGGGCGTCGGCCGTTCACCCAGGGGGCCAAGGAGACGCTGACGCAGTCCCTTCGGCTGGCGCTCGCCCGTCAGGACCGGCACATCGGCGACGAGCATCTGCTGATGGCCCTGACCGTCCGGCCCGGTGTGCTCGCGGAGGTGCTCGCCGATCACGGGGTCACGTACGAGACGGTGACGCGCGTGCTCTACGGCGATGGGGAGGCCAAGGCGGGGTGA
- a CDS encoding DUF4097 family beta strand repeat-containing protein — protein MSEWSVAEPRKLTFDDPVTALHVRVVNGTVNVVGTDEGSARLQVSQLEGPPLQVTQRDGTLTVAYEDLPWKGFLKWLDSKGWRRSVVVSLAVPTGTRVEVGVVGAAAVVSGVEGRVEVKGVTGDTTLVRLSGPVRVDTVSGSLEAQAVTGDLRFNSVSGDLTVVEASGSSVRADSVSGSMIVDLDPTGTPTDVRLTNVSGEIAIRLPHPADAEVEANTASGTVSSAFEDLRVSGQWGAKKITGRLGAGNGKLRAVTASGSIALLRRPPVEDEPREPAPSAPAGDSSPDDSTDGPTDKKVL, from the coding sequence ATGTCCGAGTGGTCCGTCGCAGAGCCGAGGAAGCTCACCTTCGACGACCCCGTGACGGCGCTGCACGTGCGCGTCGTCAACGGAACAGTGAACGTCGTGGGCACCGACGAGGGTTCCGCGAGGCTTCAGGTCTCCCAACTGGAAGGCCCCCCGCTTCAGGTGACCCAGCGGGACGGCACGCTCACCGTGGCCTACGAGGACCTGCCCTGGAAGGGCTTCCTCAAGTGGCTCGACAGCAAGGGCTGGCGCCGCAGCGTGGTGGTCTCGCTGGCCGTCCCGACCGGCACGCGTGTCGAGGTGGGCGTGGTCGGCGCCGCCGCCGTGGTCTCCGGCGTGGAGGGCCGGGTGGAGGTCAAGGGCGTCACCGGCGACACGACGCTCGTACGCCTCTCCGGCCCCGTCCGGGTGGACACCGTCTCCGGCAGCCTGGAGGCCCAGGCCGTCACCGGCGACCTCCGCTTCAACTCCGTCTCCGGCGATCTGACCGTCGTCGAGGCCTCGGGCTCCTCCGTGCGCGCCGACTCGGTGAGCGGTTCGATGATCGTGGACCTCGACCCCACGGGCACCCCCACCGACGTGCGCCTGACGAACGTCTCGGGCGAGATCGCCATCCGCCTCCCGCACCCCGCCGACGCCGAGGTGGAGGCCAACACCGCGAGCGGCACCGTCTCCAGCGCCTTCGAGGACCTCCGGGTCAGCGGCCAGTGGGGCGCCAAGAAGATCACTGGCCGGCTGGGCGCGGGCAACGGCAAGCTGAGGGCGGTGACCGCCTCCGGCTCCATCGCCCTGCTCCGCAGGCCACCGGTGGAGGACGAGCCGCGCGAGCCGGCCCCGTCCGCGCCCGCGGGGGACAGCTCGCCCGACGACTCCACGGACGGCCCGACCGACAAGAAGGTGCTCTGA
- a CDS encoding helix-turn-helix transcriptional regulator yields the protein MPPVFAHGRLRLYLLKLLDEAPRHGYEVIRLLEERFQGLYAPSAGTVYPRLSKLEAEGLVTHTTEGGRKVYAITDAGRAELADRSGELADLELEIRESVAELAAEIRADVRGAAGDLRREMRAAATEARRGHGSAGDATEHEPAGGFGDFGDHRDKESWRAAKEEMRRVKQEWKEQARRAKDESRRARDEAQRARRQAKEAQERVRAQAQEEMQRMAKRVQEQVQDHFARGDWPTGVREGLTELAKEFGDFGKTFGGDFGKTFGKDTGPGRPGTPESGSAESDSARTPEPDYSDTPDDFPAGYEPSWAHESSTGEPARDLDRLLDRFRDDIRDAARDHGVTEDQLRATRRHLSTAAAHIGAALRTPKS from the coding sequence ATGCCTCCCGTCTTCGCCCACGGCCGTCTGCGCCTCTACCTGCTGAAGCTGCTGGACGAGGCCCCACGGCACGGATACGAGGTGATCCGCCTCCTGGAGGAGCGCTTCCAGGGGCTGTACGCGCCCTCGGCGGGCACCGTCTATCCGCGGCTCTCCAAGCTGGAGGCCGAGGGACTGGTCACCCACACCACCGAGGGCGGCCGCAAGGTGTACGCGATCACGGACGCGGGCCGCGCCGAACTGGCCGACCGCAGCGGCGAACTGGCCGATCTGGAGCTGGAGATCCGCGAGTCGGTCGCGGAGCTCGCCGCGGAGATCCGCGCCGACGTGCGGGGCGCCGCGGGCGATCTGCGCCGCGAGATGCGGGCGGCGGCCACGGAGGCCCGGCGCGGCCACGGAAGCGCCGGCGACGCCACGGAGCACGAGCCCGCGGGCGGCTTCGGTGACTTCGGCGACCACCGCGACAAGGAGTCGTGGCGTGCCGCGAAGGAGGAGATGCGGCGCGTCAAGCAGGAGTGGAAGGAGCAGGCCCGGCGCGCGAAGGACGAGAGCCGGCGGGCCCGCGACGAGGCCCAGCGGGCCCGCCGCCAGGCCAAGGAGGCACAGGAGAGGGTCCGCGCCCAGGCCCAGGAAGAGATGCAGCGTATGGCCAAGCGGGTCCAGGAGCAGGTCCAGGACCACTTCGCGCGCGGGGACTGGCCGACGGGGGTCCGCGAGGGCCTCACCGAACTCGCCAAGGAGTTCGGTGACTTCGGCAAGACCTTCGGGGGCGACTTCGGCAAGACCTTCGGAAAGGACACCGGCCCCGGCCGGCCGGGCACGCCGGAATCCGGGTCGGCCGAATCCGACTCGGCGCGCACCCCGGAACCCGACTACTCGGACACCCCGGACGACTTCCCGGCAGGCTACGAACCCTCCTGGGCCCACGAGAGCTCCACCGGCGAACCCGCCCGCGACCTCGACCGCCTCCTCGACCGGTTCCGCGACGACATCCGCGACGCGGCCCGGGACCACGGGGTGACGGAGGACCAACTGCGGGCGACCCGCCGTCACCTGTCCACGGCGGCGGCACACATCGGGGCCGCGCTGCGCACACCGAAGAGCTGA
- a CDS encoding DUF6104 family protein, whose protein sequence is MYFTDRGIEELEKRRGEEEVTFEWLAEQLRTFVDLNPDFEVPVERLATWLARLDDEDDEDDDE, encoded by the coding sequence ATGTACTTCACCGACCGTGGCATCGAGGAGCTGGAGAAGCGGCGCGGCGAGGAGGAGGTCACCTTCGAGTGGCTCGCCGAGCAGCTGCGCACGTTCGTCGACCTCAACCCGGACTTCGAGGTACCGGTGGAGCGGCTGGCGACGTGGCTGGCACGGCTTGACGACGAGGACGACGAGGACGACGACGAGTAG